The following proteins come from a genomic window of Mycolicibacterium rufum:
- a CDS encoding DUF5078 domain-containing protein, with protein MSGLIRRTTQMALAAAAAATAFLGAAGPAQADSTDDYPIPHRIIVTTCDVEQYMAAARDTSPVYFERYMIDRSNRPADVQQMAFDRIHWFFSLDPVARRQYSEDTATNVFYEQTATRWGNWAKLFFNNKGVVAHATDVCMNYPKGDMSVWNWPVPGHP; from the coding sequence ATGAGCGGACTGATCAGGCGGACGACGCAGATGGCGCTGGCGGCCGCGGCCGCGGCGACGGCGTTCCTGGGGGCGGCGGGCCCCGCCCAGGCCGATTCGACCGACGACTACCCGATCCCGCACCGCATCATCGTCACCACCTGCGACGTCGAGCAGTACATGGCCGCCGCCCGGGACACCAGCCCGGTCTACTTCGAGCGCTACATGATCGACCGGAGCAACCGACCGGCCGATGTGCAGCAGATGGCGTTCGACCGCATCCACTGGTTCTTCTCCCTGGACCCGGTCGCGCGCCGCCAGTACTCCGAGGACACCGCGACCAACGTCTTCTACGAGCAGACCGCTACCCGCTGGGGCAACTGGGCCAAGCTGTTCTTCAACAACAAGGGTGTGGTCGCCCACGCGACCGACGTCTGCATGAACTACCCCAAGGGCGACATGTCCGTGTGGAACTGGCCGGTTCCCGGGCATCCCTGA
- a CDS encoding DUF1206 domain-containing protein, with product MVRPPLVDRIVAHDGVRRAARAGFVASGSLHFLIAYVIARIAIGRGGHADPSGAMATLAEATDGVLILWAIAAALIPLAAWRLTEALLGLHPAEKGRDPRDASIGNRLKALGLLAVYCSVGFTCVRFAVGSREPSREQNTGLSAQLMQSFSGRVLLVVVGAVIAAIGGYYAYKGASRRFVDDLTISGGRLVVVLGVYGYVAEGIVYSLAGILVVVAAVRADPAKAAGLDAAVQTLGAADSGDALLMFAALGFAAYGLYSFALARWARM from the coding sequence ATGGTTCGGCCGCCGCTCGTCGACCGGATCGTGGCCCACGACGGAGTGCGCCGGGCGGCGCGCGCCGGCTTCGTCGCCAGCGGCTCGCTGCACTTCCTGATCGCCTACGTCATCGCGAGGATCGCGATCGGCCGCGGCGGCCACGCCGACCCGTCGGGGGCGATGGCGACGCTGGCCGAGGCCACCGACGGCGTGCTCATCCTGTGGGCCATCGCCGCAGCGCTCATCCCGCTGGCCGCCTGGCGTCTGACAGAGGCGTTGCTCGGCCTGCATCCCGCCGAGAAAGGACGCGACCCCCGCGACGCGAGCATCGGTAACCGGCTCAAGGCGTTGGGCCTGCTGGCGGTCTACTGCAGCGTCGGCTTCACCTGCGTGCGCTTCGCCGTCGGCAGCCGCGAACCCAGCCGCGAGCAGAACACGGGCCTCAGTGCCCAACTGATGCAATCCTTTTCCGGTCGAGTCCTGCTCGTCGTCGTCGGTGCGGTGATCGCCGCGATCGGCGGCTACTACGCCTACAAGGGCGCCTCGCGGCGATTCGTCGACGACCTCACCATCTCCGGCGGACGCCTGGTCGTGGTCCTCGGGGTGTACGGGTACGTCGCGGAGGGCATCGTGTACTCGCTGGCCGGGATCCTGGTGGTCGTCGCCGCCGTCCGTGCCGATCCCGCCAAGGCCGCGGGACTGGACGCGGCCGTGCAGACCCTCGGCGCGGCGGACTCCGGGGACGCGCTGCTGATGTTCGCCGCACTCGGGTTCGCGGCCTACGGGCTCTACAGTTTCGCGCTGGCGCGCTGGGCGAGGATGTGA
- a CDS encoding glycosyltransferase family 87 protein, translating into MTSPGPLHGLESPAPPADDLRSLDDRDFPSRTDTLGAALSGTIGGPVGRHALIGRTRFMTPLRVMLVIALVFLALGYSTKAACLQTTGTGTADQRVGNWANNRAYYELCYSDTVPLYTAELLNLGKFPYKSSWLETDDKGKPRLQYDGAPAVRYMEYPVLTGIYQYLSMSLAKTYTTLTKLTSVPIIAEVVMFFNISAFGLALAWLTTVWATALLAGARRIWDAALVAASPILVFQIFTNFDALATGLAAGAMLAWARRRPVLAGVLIGLGVAAKLYPLLLLIPLTLLAIRTGRLREVGKTALAAGATWLLVNLPIMVLFPRGWSEFFRLNTRRGDDMDSIYNVVKSFTGWRGFDPDLGFWEPPVVLNTITAALFAACCIAIGYIALTAARRPRVAQLAFLVVAAFLLTNKVWSPQFSLWLVPLAVLALPHRRVLLAWMTIDMLVWVPRMLYLFGEQNKGLPEQWFTATVLLRDIAVVVLCALVIRQIYRPELDLVRRGGVDDPAGGVFDDAPDACPAWLPDWLRPRGHILAQRASAKL; encoded by the coding sequence GTGACCTCGCCGGGTCCCCTCCACGGACTCGAATCGCCGGCTCCGCCGGCAGACGATCTGCGGAGCCTGGACGATCGCGATTTCCCCAGCCGCACAGACACTCTCGGTGCCGCGCTGTCGGGAACCATCGGCGGTCCCGTCGGTCGGCACGCACTGATCGGCCGCACCCGGTTCATGACTCCGCTGCGGGTGATGCTGGTCATCGCGCTGGTGTTCCTGGCGTTGGGTTACTCGACCAAGGCCGCCTGCCTGCAGACCACCGGGACCGGGACCGCCGACCAGCGGGTCGGTAACTGGGCGAACAACCGCGCCTACTACGAACTCTGCTACTCCGACACGGTGCCGCTCTACACCGCGGAGCTGTTGAATCTCGGCAAGTTCCCGTACAAGTCGAGCTGGCTGGAGACCGACGACAAGGGCAAGCCGCGGCTGCAGTACGACGGCGCCCCCGCGGTGCGGTACATGGAGTATCCGGTGCTGACCGGCATCTACCAGTACCTGTCGATGTCGCTGGCGAAGACGTACACGACGCTGACCAAGCTGACGTCGGTGCCGATCATCGCCGAGGTGGTGATGTTCTTCAACATCTCCGCGTTCGGGCTGGCGCTGGCATGGCTGACGACGGTGTGGGCCACCGCCCTGCTGGCCGGCGCCCGGCGCATCTGGGACGCCGCGCTGGTCGCGGCGTCGCCGATCCTCGTCTTCCAGATCTTCACGAACTTCGACGCCTTGGCGACGGGGCTGGCGGCCGGCGCGATGCTGGCCTGGGCCCGGCGAAGGCCGGTGTTAGCCGGGGTGCTGATCGGGCTCGGTGTGGCAGCCAAGCTCTATCCGCTGCTGTTGCTGATCCCGTTGACGCTGTTGGCGATTCGGACCGGCCGCCTCCGGGAGGTCGGCAAGACCGCGCTGGCAGCCGGGGCGACCTGGTTGCTGGTGAACCTGCCGATCATGGTGCTGTTCCCGCGGGGGTGGTCAGAGTTCTTCCGGCTCAACACCCGTCGCGGCGACGACATGGACTCGATCTACAACGTGGTGAAGTCGTTCACCGGGTGGCGGGGCTTCGATCCGGATCTCGGGTTCTGGGAGCCGCCGGTGGTGCTCAACACGATCACCGCCGCGCTGTTCGCGGCGTGTTGCATCGCGATCGGTTACATCGCGCTGACGGCGGCGCGCCGACCGCGAGTCGCGCAGTTGGCGTTTCTGGTGGTGGCCGCGTTCCTGCTCACCAACAAGGTGTGGAGTCCGCAGTTCTCGCTGTGGCTGGTGCCGTTGGCGGTGCTGGCGCTCCCGCACCGGCGGGTGCTGTTGGCGTGGATGACGATCGACATGCTGGTGTGGGTGCCGCGGATGCTGTACTTGTTCGGCGAGCAGAACAAGGGCCTGCCCGAGCAGTGGTTCACCGCCACCGTGCTGCTGCGTGACATCGCGGTGGTGGTGTTGTGCGCGTTGGTGATTCGGCAGATCTACCGGCCGGAGCTGGACCTGGTGCGACGGGGTGGCGTCGACGATCCGGCGGGCGGGGTGTTCGATGACGCGCCCGACGCGTGTCCCGCGTGGCTACCGGACTGGTTGCGTCCCCGCGGTCACATCCTCGCCCAGCGCGCCAGCGCGAAACTGTAG
- the rplI gene encoding 50S ribosomal protein L9, with product MKLILTAEVEHLGTAGDAVEVKDGYGRNYLLPRGLAIVATRGAQRQAEDIRRAQELKGVKSLEHANELKTALEGLDSVELAVKTAGDSGKLFGSVTAADVVAAIKKAGGPNLDKRTVQLPKAHIKSVGTHPVTVRLHHDVAATVSLNVVAG from the coding sequence ATGAAACTGATTCTGACTGCCGAGGTCGAGCACCTCGGAACGGCCGGCGACGCGGTCGAGGTGAAGGACGGCTACGGCCGTAACTATCTGCTGCCGCGCGGCCTGGCCATCGTGGCCACCCGCGGTGCGCAGCGCCAGGCCGAGGACATCCGGCGCGCCCAGGAGCTCAAGGGCGTCAAGAGCCTCGAGCATGCCAACGAGTTGAAGACCGCGCTCGAGGGTCTCGACAGCGTCGAGCTGGCGGTCAAGACCGCTGGTGACTCGGGCAAGCTGTTCGGCTCGGTGACCGCGGCCGACGTCGTCGCGGCGATCAAGAAGGCGGGCGGGCCCAACCTCGACAAGAGGACGGTGCAGCTGCCCAAGGCGCACATCAAGTCGGTCGGCACCCACCCCGTCACGGTGCGCCTGCACCACGACGTGGCGGCCACGGTGTCGCTGAACGTCGTCGCCGGCTAG
- the rpsF gene encoding 30S ribosomal protein S6, which yields MRPYEIMVILDPTLDERTVAPSLETFLNVIRKDGGSVDKVDIWGRRRLAYEIAKHAEGIYAIVDVKAEPATVSELDRQLNLNESVLRTKVMRTDKH from the coding sequence ATGCGTCCATACGAAATCATGGTCATTCTCGACCCCACACTCGACGAGCGCACCGTTGCTCCGTCGTTGGAGACGTTCCTGAACGTCATCCGCAAGGACGGCGGCAGTGTCGACAAGGTCGACATCTGGGGCCGGCGCCGGTTGGCCTACGAGATCGCCAAGCATGCCGAGGGCATCTACGCGATCGTCGACGTCAAGGCCGAGCCCGCGACGGTGTCCGAGCTCGACCGTCAGCTCAACCTGAACGAGTCCGTGCTGCGGACCAAGGTGATGCGGACCGACAAGCACTAA
- a CDS encoding PadR family transcriptional regulator: MLELAILGLLQESPMHGYELRKRLTGLLGAFRAFSYGSLYPALRRMQSDGLIVEDAAPEGTVKVRRARRVYQLTDAGKQRFTELVADTGPQNFSDDGFGVHLAFFNRTPAEARMRILEGRRRQVEERREGLREAIARASNSFDRYTRQLHQLGLESSEREVTWLNELIAAEKSAQGRAEQI, from the coding sequence ATGCTCGAACTCGCGATCCTCGGGTTGCTCCAGGAGTCACCGATGCACGGCTACGAGTTGCGCAAGCGGCTCACCGGCCTGCTCGGTGCGTTCCGTGCCTTCTCCTACGGTTCGCTGTACCCGGCGCTGCGACGCATGCAGTCCGACGGCCTGATCGTCGAGGACGCCGCGCCGGAGGGCACGGTCAAGGTGCGCCGCGCGCGCCGGGTGTACCAGCTCACCGACGCGGGCAAGCAGCGGTTCACCGAGCTGGTCGCCGACACCGGACCCCAGAACTTCTCCGACGATGGCTTCGGGGTGCACCTGGCCTTCTTCAACCGCACCCCGGCCGAGGCCCGGATGCGGATCCTGGAAGGCCGCCGCCGTCAGGTGGAGGAGCGCCGGGAAGGTCTGCGTGAAGCCATCGCGCGGGCGAGCAACTCGTTCGACCGGTACACCCGGCAACTGCACCAGCTGGGGCTGGAATCCAGTGAGCGCGAAGTCACCTGGCTCAACGAGTTGATCGCTGCGGAGAAGTCGGCGCAGGGACGTGCCGAACAAATTTGA
- a CDS encoding single-stranded DNA-binding protein: MAGDTTITVVGNLTADPELRFTPSGAAVANFTVASTPRIYDRQSGEWKDGEALFLRCNIWREAAENVAESLTRGSRVIVTGRLKQRSFETREGEKRTVVEVEVDEIGPSLRYATAKVNKASRSGGGGGGFGGGGGGNSSRGSEQPKDDPWGSAPASGSFGGADDEPPF, translated from the coding sequence GTGGCTGGTGACACCACCATCACCGTCGTCGGAAACCTGACCGCCGATCCGGAACTGCGTTTCACGCCGTCCGGTGCCGCGGTGGCCAACTTCACCGTTGCGTCTACCCCGCGCATCTACGACCGGCAGAGCGGGGAGTGGAAGGACGGCGAAGCGCTGTTCCTGCGGTGCAACATCTGGCGTGAGGCCGCCGAGAACGTGGCCGAGAGCCTGACCCGTGGGTCCCGCGTGATCGTGACGGGCCGGCTCAAGCAGCGCTCCTTCGAGACCCGTGAGGGTGAGAAGCGCACGGTGGTCGAGGTCGAGGTCGACGAGATCGGGCCGTCGCTGCGCTACGCGACCGCGAAGGTCAACAAGGCCAGCCGCAGTGGCGGCGGCGGTGGCGGATTCGGCGGCGGTGGCGGCGGTAATTCGTCGCGCGGCTCCGAGCAGCCCAAGGACGATCCGTGGGGCAGCGCGCCCGCGTCGGGCTCCTTCGGCGGCGCCGACGACGAACCGCCGTTCTGA
- a CDS encoding DUF5318 domain-containing protein has translation MRLQRQVVDYALRRRSLLAEVYSGRTGVSEVCDANPYLLRAAKFHGKQSSVMCPICRKEQLTLVSWVFGDHLGAVSGSARTAEELVLLATRYDEFSVHVVEVCRTCSWNHLVKSYVLGAVPPPKGSRRTQTARSNARTASE, from the coding sequence GTGCGATTGCAGCGACAGGTGGTGGACTACGCCCTGCGGCGGCGTTCCCTGCTCGCCGAGGTCTACTCGGGACGCACCGGCGTCTCGGAGGTCTGCGACGCCAACCCCTACCTGTTGCGCGCGGCGAAGTTCCACGGCAAGCAGAGCTCGGTGATGTGCCCGATCTGCCGTAAGGAACAACTGACCCTGGTGTCGTGGGTGTTCGGTGATCATCTCGGCGCGGTGTCAGGATCCGCCCGCACGGCAGAGGAGCTTGTCCTGCTGGCAACCCGTTACGACGAGTTCTCGGTGCACGTGGTGGAGGTATGTCGGACCTGCAGCTGGAACCATCTGGTCAAGTCCTACGTGCTCGGCGCGGTGCCACCCCCGAAGGGCTCGCGCCGCACCCAGACCGCGCGCAGCAACGCGCGGACGGCCAGTGAATAG
- a CDS encoding inositol-3-phosphate synthase: MTASNDVRVAIVGVGNCASSLVQGVQYYKDADENASVPGLMHVKLGQYHVRDVKFVAAFDVDAKKVGFDLSEAIFASENNTIKIADVPPTDIVVQRGPTLDGIGKYYADTIEVSDAEPVDVVKVLKDAKVDVLVSYLPVGSEEADKFYAQCAIDAGVAFVNALPVFIASDPVWAKKFEDARVPIVGDDIKSQVGATITHRVMAKLFEDRGVTLDRTYQLNVGGNMDFLNMLERSRLESKKVSKTQAVTSNLSGSLAGKVEDKNVHIGPSDHVAWLDDRKWAYVRLEGRAFGDVPLNLEYKLEVWDSPNSAGVIIDAVRAAKIAKDRGIGGPIEAASAYLMKSPPKQLADDIAREKLEKFIEG; this comes from the coding sequence ATGACCGCAAGCAATGACGTCCGGGTCGCGATCGTCGGCGTGGGCAACTGCGCGTCCTCGCTCGTGCAGGGCGTGCAGTACTACAAGGACGCCGACGAGAACGCCAGCGTTCCCGGCCTGATGCACGTCAAGCTCGGCCAGTACCACGTGCGCGACGTGAAGTTCGTCGCCGCGTTCGACGTGGACGCCAAGAAGGTCGGCTTCGACCTCTCCGAGGCGATCTTCGCCTCCGAGAACAACACCATCAAGATCGCCGACGTGCCGCCGACCGACATCGTCGTGCAGCGCGGCCCCACTCTGGATGGCATCGGCAAGTACTACGCCGACACCATCGAGGTGTCCGACGCCGAGCCCGTCGACGTGGTGAAGGTCCTCAAGGACGCCAAGGTCGACGTGCTGGTGTCCTACCTGCCGGTGGGCTCCGAGGAGGCCGACAAGTTCTACGCTCAGTGCGCGATCGACGCCGGCGTGGCGTTCGTCAACGCGCTGCCGGTGTTCATCGCCTCGGACCCGGTGTGGGCCAAGAAGTTCGAGGACGCCCGCGTGCCGATCGTCGGTGACGACATCAAGAGCCAGGTCGGCGCCACCATCACCCACCGCGTGATGGCCAAGCTGTTCGAGGACCGTGGCGTCACGCTGGACCGCACCTACCAGCTCAACGTCGGCGGCAACATGGACTTCCTCAACATGCTCGAGCGTTCGCGGCTGGAGTCGAAGAAGGTCTCCAAGACCCAGGCCGTCACCTCCAACCTGTCCGGCTCGCTGGCCGGCAAGGTCGAGGACAAGAACGTCCACATCGGCCCGTCCGACCACGTCGCGTGGCTCGACGACCGCAAGTGGGCCTACGTCCGCCTCGAGGGCCGCGCCTTCGGCGACGTGCCGCTGAACCTGGAGTACAAGCTCGAGGTGTGGGACTCCCCCAACTCGGCCGGCGTGATCATCGACGCGGTGCGCGCGGCGAAGATCGCCAAGGACCGCGGCATCGGCGGCCCCATCGAGGCCGCCTCGGCTTACCTGATGAAGAGCCCGCCCAAGCAGCTCGCCGACGACATCGCGCGCGAGAAGCTGGAGAAGTTCATCGAGGGCTGA
- a CDS encoding DUF1707 SHOCT-like domain-containing protein — MASGSSARGTSWTRAKDSDRTDTCQILDTALAEGQLSMTEHGDRVKAATNAATLGELQDLVSDLQTANAPTQLRKPPRQLPKLPGGWGIKTAMATVLVLLGVAIGWGLYGNTPSPLNFTSDPGAKADGIPATVLTPPRQLHSLGGLTGLFTQMKEKFGDTKGYSLTVYSDYASLERPDPTEPRRVLNYSYRGGWDDPSETSAGSDARLVDLGAFDIPKLVGILRGAPETLGIDPAEVKTTYLSIDPNSDMTAPPESIELSIYVSPQFGNSGYIELNGDLTVKRVSYPSS; from the coding sequence GTGGCCTCCGGCAGCTCGGCTCGCGGGACATCGTGGACGCGGGCAAAGGACAGTGACCGCACCGACACGTGCCAGATCCTCGACACCGCGCTGGCCGAGGGTCAGTTGTCGATGACCGAGCACGGCGACCGGGTCAAGGCCGCGACCAACGCCGCCACGCTGGGCGAGCTGCAGGACCTGGTGTCCGACCTGCAGACCGCCAACGCACCCACCCAGCTGCGTAAACCGCCCCGGCAGCTGCCGAAGCTCCCCGGCGGGTGGGGCATCAAGACCGCCATGGCCACGGTGCTGGTCCTGCTCGGCGTGGCGATCGGATGGGGTCTCTACGGCAACACCCCGTCACCGCTGAACTTCACCTCCGACCCGGGCGCGAAGGCCGACGGCATCCCCGCCACCGTGCTCACCCCGCCCCGGCAACTGCACTCCCTGGGCGGGCTCACCGGCCTGTTCACCCAGATGAAGGAGAAGTTCGGCGACACCAAGGGCTACAGCCTGACGGTCTATTCCGACTACGCCTCGCTGGAACGACCCGACCCCACCGAGCCGCGGCGGGTGCTGAACTACTCCTACCGCGGCGGCTGGGACGACCCGTCCGAGACGAGCGCGGGCTCCGACGCCCGGCTGGTGGATCTGGGCGCGTTCGACATCCCCAAGCTCGTCGGCATCCTGCGGGGCGCCCCGGAGACGCTCGGCATCGACCCCGCCGAGGTCAAGACCACCTACCTCAGCATCGACCCCAACAGCGACATGACCGCCCCGCCCGAGAGCATCGAACTGTCGATCTACGTCTCGCCCCAGTTCGGGAACAGCGGATACATCGAGCTCAACGGCGATCTGACGGTCAAGCGCGTCAGCTATCCCAGCTCCTGA
- the rpsR gene encoding 30S ribosomal protein S18 has product MAKSSTKRRPAPEKPVKTRKCVFCSKKGQNIDYKDTALLRTYISERGKIRARRVTGNCVQHQRDIAIAVKNAREVALLPFSSSTR; this is encoded by the coding sequence ATGGCCAAGTCCTCCACGAAGAGGCGTCCGGCTCCGGAAAAGCCGGTCAAGACACGCAAGTGCGTGTTCTGCTCGAAGAAGGGGCAGAACATCGATTACAAGGACACCGCGCTGCTGCGCACCTACATCAGCGAGCGCGGCAAGATCCGTGCCCGTCGGGTGACCGGCAATTGCGTTCAGCACCAGCGTGATATCGCGATCGCGGTGAAGAACGCCCGCGAGGTCGCGTTGCTGCCGTTCAGCTCGTCGACGCGATAA
- a CDS encoding transglycosylase domain-containing protein translates to MNSEGRHDRSADSARDGRRAADGVNARPQHRAEGPRHRPPGPGAPRPPRPAPDDRLTTVLPPVRDERPRHLQDPIDAVKRALDGGPPKQPPPPGRPPGGGGPPGGGGPPGRKPTLRQQINGRWVRRSLIAMAAVLIVLPLLTFGMAYLIVDVPKPGDIRTAQVSTILASDGSEIAKIVPPEGNRVDVNIDQIPVHVRDAVMAAEDRDFYSNPGFSFTGFLRAFKNNIFGGDLQGGSTITQQYVKNALVGDARSGVGGLIRKAKELVISTKMSSEWSKDQVMQSYLNIIYFGRGAYGVAAASKAYFNKPVEQLTVAEGALLAALIQRPSALDPAVDPEAASERWNWVLDGMVQIGALSAQDRAAQVFPPTIPPDAASTQNQTTGPNGLIERQVTNELMDIFNISEQQLNTEGLQVTTTIDPKAQSAAVDAANEYMEGQDPDMRTAVVSIDPKTGGVKAYYGGSDANGFDFAQAGLPTGSSFKVFALVAALQQGMGLGYQVDSSPVTVDGIKITNVEGSSCGTCNIAEALKRSLNTSYYRLMLKLKNGPQDVADAAHAAGIAESFPGVEHTLSEDGKGGPPNNGIVLGQYQSRVIDMASAYATIAASGVYHKPHFVQKVVNAEGTVLFDASQEDNAGEQRIDKAVADNVIAAMQPIAGYSGRALAGGRPSGAKTGTNQLGDTGANRDAWMVGYTPSLSTAVWVGTVDGTKPLVNESGGAVYGSGLPGQIWKATMDGALDGTDDESFPKPEEIGGYAGVPAAPPPPPSTTVAPPPSETVIQPTLEIAPGITIPWGPPTTVPATPAPAPVGAPPGPEVVPGAPPPPGAPVPVAPGVPPPPP, encoded by the coding sequence GTGAATAGCGAAGGGCGTCACGACCGGTCAGCCGACAGTGCCCGTGACGGGCGCCGCGCGGCGGACGGCGTGAACGCACGACCCCAGCATCGTGCCGAGGGTCCTCGGCACCGGCCACCCGGCCCGGGCGCGCCGCGTCCGCCCCGGCCCGCCCCCGACGACCGGTTGACCACGGTGCTGCCCCCGGTGCGCGACGAACGTCCCCGGCATCTGCAGGACCCGATCGACGCCGTCAAGCGCGCGCTCGACGGCGGCCCGCCCAAGCAACCGCCGCCCCCGGGCCGCCCGCCCGGCGGTGGGGGTCCTCCGGGCGGTGGGGGTCCGCCGGGACGCAAGCCCACGCTGCGCCAGCAGATCAACGGCAGGTGGGTCCGCCGCAGCCTGATCGCGATGGCCGCGGTGTTGATCGTGCTGCCGCTGCTGACGTTCGGGATGGCGTATCTGATCGTCGACGTGCCCAAGCCGGGTGACATCCGCACCGCGCAGGTGTCGACGATCCTGGCCAGCGACGGCTCGGAGATCGCGAAGATCGTTCCGCCGGAGGGCAACCGGGTCGACGTCAACATCGACCAGATCCCGGTGCACGTCCGTGACGCGGTGATGGCCGCCGAGGACCGGGACTTCTACTCCAACCCGGGCTTCTCGTTCACCGGCTTCCTGCGTGCGTTCAAGAACAACATCTTCGGCGGCGACCTGCAGGGCGGGTCGACGATCACCCAGCAGTACGTCAAGAACGCGCTGGTCGGCGACGCCCGCTCCGGCGTGGGCGGGTTGATCCGAAAAGCCAAGGAGCTGGTCATCTCCACGAAGATGTCCAGCGAGTGGTCCAAAGACCAGGTGATGCAGTCGTATCTGAACATCATCTACTTCGGCCGGGGCGCCTACGGGGTGGCCGCCGCGTCGAAGGCGTACTTCAACAAGCCCGTCGAGCAGCTCACCGTCGCCGAGGGCGCGCTGCTCGCGGCGCTGATCCAGCGGCCGTCCGCGCTCGACCCGGCCGTCGACCCCGAGGCCGCGAGCGAGCGGTGGAACTGGGTGCTCGACGGCATGGTGCAGATCGGGGCGCTGTCCGCGCAGGACCGCGCGGCGCAGGTGTTCCCGCCGACGATTCCGCCGGACGCGGCCAGCACCCAGAACCAGACCACCGGGCCGAACGGGCTGATCGAGCGCCAGGTGACCAATGAGCTGATGGACATCTTCAACATCAGCGAGCAGCAGCTCAACACCGAGGGCCTGCAGGTCACCACCACGATCGACCCGAAGGCGCAGTCCGCCGCGGTGGACGCCGCGAACGAGTACATGGAGGGTCAGGACCCTGACATGCGCACGGCCGTGGTGTCGATCGACCCGAAGACCGGGGGCGTGAAGGCCTACTACGGCGGCTCCGATGCCAACGGGTTCGACTTCGCCCAGGCCGGGTTGCCCACTGGATCGTCGTTCAAGGTGTTCGCGCTCGTCGCGGCGCTGCAGCAGGGCATGGGCCTGGGCTACCAGGTGGACAGCTCACCGGTGACCGTCGACGGCATCAAGATCACCAACGTCGAGGGCAGCAGCTGCGGCACCTGCAACATCGCCGAGGCGCTGAAGCGCTCCCTGAACACCAGTTACTACCGGTTGATGCTGAAGCTCAAGAACGGTCCGCAGGACGTCGCCGACGCTGCGCACGCCGCCGGCATCGCCGAGAGCTTCCCCGGTGTCGAGCACACGCTCTCCGAGGACGGCAAGGGCGGGCCGCCCAACAACGGCATCGTGCTGGGCCAGTACCAGTCCCGGGTCATCGACATGGCCTCGGCGTACGCGACGATCGCCGCGTCGGGCGTGTACCACAAGCCGCACTTCGTGCAGAAGGTCGTCAACGCCGAGGGCACGGTCCTCTTCGACGCCAGCCAGGAGGACAACGCCGGCGAGCAGCGCATCGACAAGGCCGTGGCCGACAACGTCATCGCGGCCATGCAGCCGATCGCCGGCTACTCGGGTAGGGCCCTGGCGGGCGGTCGCCCGTCGGGGGCCAAGACCGGTACCAATCAGCTCGGGGACACCGGAGCCAACCGCGACGCGTGGATGGTCGGCTACACGCCGTCCCTGTCCACCGCGGTATGGGTGGGCACCGTCGACGGCACCAAGCCGTTGGTGAACGAGTCCGGTGGGGCGGTGTACGGGTCGGGTCTGCCGGGGCAGATCTGGAAGGCCACGATGGACGGCGCCCTCGACGGCACCGACGACGAGTCGTTCCCCAAGCCCGAGGAGATCGGCGGTTACGCCGGTGTGCCGGCCGCACCTCCGCCGCCGCCGTCGACGACGGTCGCACCGCCGCCGTCGGAGACGGTGATCCAGCCGACGCTGGAGATCGCGCCCGGCATCACGATCCCGTGGGGCCCGCCGACCACCGTGCCGGCCACGCCGGCGCCGGCCCCCGTCGGGGCCCCGCCCGGTCCGGAGGTCGTGCCGGGGGCGCCGCCGCCTCCCGGTGCCCCCGTCCCGGTCGCGCCCGGCGTTCCCCCGCCGCCTCCGTGA